ATTTCCCTCTTGCCCGAATGTTGAATGCAGTCGACGCCGATCGTCAGTTTAGACGTCCTGACGGGCCGTTTCTGGCATACTATTCGACCCGTTTATCCACTTTCTCTTGGCAAAGTTTCAATTTTTGGCATTTTCAACCGGTGTGTCCATGAACAGACCTTGGTGACCCGGAGACAAGCGCAGAAAGGTCGCGAGGCATCGGGGGCGTTTTCCTTCCGGGTCACCTCAAGTGCTCGCTGGAATAACGCCTCATTCCTGCCTTCTCCCGCGCAAGGGGGCGGGAGAACGGTATCAAGCCCCACCGCCCTCCCAACGGGAAAAAACCTGATCGTATCCCGCTCTTGGTCAGCGGGTTTGCGGGCACCAGGTGGCCGCCAGCACCCTGCGGTCGAGCTTGCCGCGCGCGTTTTTCGGCAGCGCGTCGACGAAGCAGACGTCCTTCGGCGTCTTGAAGGGCGCGAGATACCGGCCGCAATGGGCGATGACGTCCTCGGCCTTGAGGCGGCTGCCCGGCCGCGCGACCACATAGGCGATCACCTCCTCGCCATAGATCCTGTCGGGAATGCCGACGCTCGCCCCTTCGATGATGTCGGGGTGACGGCTCAGAATATCGTCGATTTCGAGCGGCGAGATATTGACGCCGCCGCGGATGATCAGGTCCTTCAGCCGGCCGACGATGGTGACGTGGCCGTCCTCGTCGAGAACGCCGAGATCGCCGGTGCGGTGACCGGACTCGGGCAGTCTCTGGATGCTTCCGTCGGACTTCAGATAGCCGTGGCTCAATTGCGGGCCGGAAACGGTGATTTCGCCCGGCCGCCCCTGCGGCACCTCGTTGCCTTCCGGATCGAGGAGCCGCAGGGTCTGGTGCTTCAGGGGCGGGCCGACGGTGCCGATCTTGCGTCTTGAGCCGCGGTGGCTGAACATCAGGCCGGCTTCGCTGCAGCCGCAGGACTGGCACACCCGCATGCCGTACCGGCCCTCGAATTCGCGCCACTGCTCGGGCAGCATCGGCGCCGAACTGGTCATCAGGAAGCGCAGATCGGGCAGGTCCGCGCCGCTGATGTCGACCGTCTCGTTCATCAGCATGTTCAGGATCGTCGGGACGGCGACGGCGATGGTGACGCGATAGGTCTTGGCCCATTCGAAATAGCGGCTGCGCGAGAACTTCTTCGCCATGTGGACGGTGGCGCCGGCGACGAGCGGCGCGCCGAGGGTCATGTTCTGGGCCGACAGCCAGGTATAGGACCGGCAATCGAGCATACGGTCGTCTTCGCCGAGCTCGACGCAATCGGCGATGGCGTCGAAATTGGCCCAGACGCTCAAATGCGATTGCAGAACGCCCTTGGGCTTCGCCTCGGTGCCGGAGGTATAGAAGATGACGGCGATGTCTTCGGGCCGGCAGACCTCTTCCAGCTCGACATCGCCGGAATAGTCCTCGATGGCGCCGAAGAAACCGGTGGAAGCGCCTTCGGGATTCCAGGCGCCGATCTCCATCCAGTCGACGCCCGCCGACGGATCGCGCAGGCCCTCGAGCCCGAGACCGTCCTGGATCAGCACCAGCTTCGGTGCGACCACCGCGATGATCTCGGCAAGATTGTCGCGGTTCATTTCCACATTGGCGGTGGCGATGGTGGCGCCAAAGCGCTGCACGCCGAGGAAGATCTCAAAAAACTCCACCGAGTTCTCAGACAGCATCAAGACCCTGTCATTCGCCTTAAGGCCGCGGTCGCGAAAATACTGCGCCATCCGGTTGCCGAGACGAAACAGGTCGCCGTAGGAGAGGCGCTTGTCCTGGTCGATGGAATAAACGTAGGTCTTGTCCGGGCTGCGCGAGGCCTGCTCCGCGATGACGGCCCGAAGCGGCCTGTATGTGTCCCCGGTTTTCGCCATGGGGCGAAGCTATCACGCGCGAAAATGCCCTTCAATCGAGCGCGCCGGCCCTTGCTGGAGCTGCCCGGTCAGGGCTTGGCGCCAGAGGTGTGTCTTGTCCATTGCGGCGGGTTTGACGCCTTGATGCGGCGCGCCTCCTTGACGAGCTCCTTGATCGCGCCGGTGACCGGCAGGGCAAGCCCCGCCTCGTCGGCGATCTGGCCGACGATCTGCATGTCCTTCAGCGCCCAGGTGAAGCTGATCTGGTCCCAGTCCTGCAGGGCCTGCGACTTGGCGGAACTGATCATCAGCGCGTCGCGTAAGGACGGCAGGTCCATGCCTGTCGCTTCGGCGATGCGGCCGGCTTCGATCAGGGCAATGCTGTTGATCCACAACAGGAGGTTGTTCAACGCCTTGCCGACCTGGCCCTGGCCGATGTCGCCCAAATGGGCGATGTCAGAGCAGAAGGTCGAAAAAATTGGCCGGCTGCGCTCTACCACCTCCGTCTTGCCGCCCAACAGAGCGAGCAGTTCGCCGGCATCGGCATAACATCGCGCGCGGCAGATCGGTGCATCGAGCACGTCGACGCCGTTCGCCTCGGCGGTCTCGCCGATCCGCTTGATGGTATTCGGCGCCACCGTCGAGGAGACGGCAATGAGCGAACCGGGCACGAGCGTCCCAAGCACCCCATTTTCTCCGAGCACCACCTCATTGACCTCAGAATCGTAACCGACGCCGACGATCACATAGTCGACATTGCGCCCCAGCTCGGCTGGGGTCGCGAAGATTGCCGCCCCCATGTCGCGGGCCTTGTCGAGACTGGCCTGATCGATGTCGCAAGCGCTGACGGGATAGCCGTGATTGATGAGATGCTTGGCCATGGCGAGCCCCATCCGGCCGACGCCGATAACTCCGACCCGTTCCTTGCCGTTGTCTTGATCGGCCATCTTGCTCCTCCGGCTTGCCCGGTTTCCTGGCGCCATAATCTCGCGGGACGGCTTCCTCGTTAAGATATCCCCGCCCGAGACCGCAAGCCCGGGACGTGGCCGCAAGCCGCCGGAAATCGGAGCCTCGGCTTTATCAGATACGTCCTTCTTCCACCGCATGGCACGCGACGCGGCCGTCATCAGTCTTGATCATCGCCGGCTTTTCGACCCGGCAGCGCTCGTTGGCGAACATGCAGCGCGGGTGGAACACGCAGCCGCTCGGAGGATCGAACGGCGACGGCAGCTCGCCTTCGAGGCGGATCCGCTCGCCGCGATGCGTCGGGTCTGCGACCGGCGTCGCCGACAGAAGCGCGCGCGTATAGGGATGGCGCGGGCGCTCGAAAATCTCCTTGACCGGCGCAAGTTCGACCATCCTTCCGAGATACATGACCAGGACGTCGTGGGCGACATGGCGCACGACCGACAGGTCGTGGCTGATGAAGACATAGGTCAGGCCGAAGGTTTCCTGGAGATCGCGCAGCAGATTGAGAATCTGTGCCTGGATCGACACGTCGAGCGCCGAGACCGGCTCGTCGAGGACGAGGATCTTCGGCTCCAGCATCAGCGCGCGGGCAATCGCGATGCGCTGGCGCTGGCCGCCCGAGAACATATGCGGGTAGCGGCCATAATGCTCCGGTTTGAGGCCGACATTCTTGAGCATGGCGAGCGCCTTGCGGCGGCGTTCGGCAGAGCGCATCGGCGTGTTGATGACAAGCGGCTCCTCCAGGATCGTGCCGACCTTGTGGCGCGGATTGAGGGAGCCGTAGGGGTCCTGAAACACGATCTGAACCGTTGCGCGCAGCCGCTTCCGGGTCTCCCTGCGGGAGGCGCGCACGTCGAGCCCGTCGATGCGAAGAACGCCGGCGGTCGCCGGCTCGATCATGGTGAGCAGACGGCCAAGCGTGGACTTTCCGCAACCGGATTCCCCGACGACCCCCAGCGTGCGCCCGGCCTCGACCGTGAAGGTCGCCTCGGCGACGGCCTTCAGTATGGCCGGCGGGGCAAACAGGCCGCGGCGCAGCTCATAGGTCCGCTCAAGACCATCTGCCGAGATGATCGGGGTCATGCGGCAGCCTGCCCAAGGGGATAATGACAAAGCGCTTCGCCGAGCTCCGCCCCCTGGCGCGGCGGCTCGACGCTGCGGCACAGATCGTCGGCCCGCGGGCATCTCGGATTGAACAGGCAGCCCGAGGGACGTTCGCCCTGCCCCGGCACGACACCCGGAATGGCGACCAGCCGGTCGCCGGCCGCCCGCTCCGGCAGCGCCGCCAGCAGCAGCCCGGTATAGGGATGGAAGGGCGATGCGAAGAGCCCCATCACCGACTGCTTTTCGACCTGCTGGCCCGCATATTGGACGACGACCCGCTCGGCGGTCTCCGCCACCACGCCCATATCGTGGGTGATGAGCAGGAGCGCCATGCCGGTCTCGCTGCGCAGCTCCAGGAGCAGATCGAGGATCTGCGCCTGAATGGTCACGTCGAGCGCCGTGGTCGGCTCGTCGGCAATGAGCAGCTTCGGGCGGCAGGCGATCGCCATGGCGATCATGACGCGCTGGCTCATGCCACCGGAAAGCTGGTGCGGAAAGGCCGAAAGCCGGCGCTCGGGCTCGGGAATGCCGACAAGCCGCATGAGCCCGACGGCGCGTTCCCGGCGGGCCGCATGCCCCAGCCCCAGATGGGTGCTCAGCACCTCGCCGATCTGAAACCCGACGGTGAAGCAGGGGTTGAGGCTGGCGACCGGCTCCTGGAAGATCATCGTCATGTCCTTGCCGATGACCTTTCGCCGCTCGCGGCTCGTCAAGGCAGCGAGGTCCCGGCCCTCGAAGGCGAGCCGGTCGGCGACAATCGTCGCGGTCTTCGGCAACAACCCCATCACCGCCAGCATGGCGACCGACTTTCCCGATCCGGATTCGCCGACGATGGCGACCACCTCGCGCGGATTGACGTCGAGGTCCATGCCCTCGACCGCCAAGAGCGGACCGGCAGCGGTATCGAAGGTGACGGTGAGGTTGCGGATTTCGAGCAGCGCCATTCGTTTGGAAATCCTATCCAAATGCCCTATATTGTTTTATCGGAGTGTTGCGCCATGTCTGCAGACCCTAAGCCAGCGCCTCTACCGTCCCCGAGGCCAATCTCGGGGCCTACCGGGCCGAAGCCGAGTTATTGATGTTTGCTCGATAGCCTCGATCGCTTCGTCAGCGAGTGCGAGCGCGTAAACACCCATTGCAAGGTAGTCCTGGTACATTTCCGCTTTTCGGGGCGCTTCGAGTGTCAGATAGCGTTCGCTTCGCAAATCCTCTGCAAATTCCGTGAGTGTCGCAATTTGCCGGTAGTAGTACACAACCGGGTCGATGATCTCGATCGGCAAGATATGGATTTCTCCAACAATGGCATCAAATACGAAGGAAGGCGCCTCACGTGGAACGAACGGCGTGAAGGTCGCGCCGGATTCGGAAGGGCGAGCAAATCTTTCTGCAATATCTCCGCGGTCGGCCGCCTCTTTGAATTGCAGCAGAGTATGCCTCTGACATCTGATTTCCGCTCGCAGCGCCGTTCGAATATCCTGTATCCGCTCTCGCCTCCGAAGCGCCTCA
This portion of the Hyphomicrobiales bacterium genome encodes:
- a CDS encoding class I adenylate-forming enzyme family protein; protein product: MAKTGDTYRPLRAVIAEQASRSPDKTYVYSIDQDKRLSYGDLFRLGNRMAQYFRDRGLKANDRVLMLSENSVEFFEIFLGVQRFGATIATANVEMNRDNLAEIIAVVAPKLVLIQDGLGLEGLRDPSAGVDWMEIGAWNPEGASTGFFGAIEDYSGDVELEEVCRPEDIAVIFYTSGTEAKPKGVLQSHLSVWANFDAIADCVELGEDDRMLDCRSYTWLSAQNMTLGAPLVAGATVHMAKKFSRSRYFEWAKTYRVTIAVAVPTILNMLMNETVDISGADLPDLRFLMTSSAPMLPEQWREFEGRYGMRVCQSCGCSEAGLMFSHRGSRRKIGTVGPPLKHQTLRLLDPEGNEVPQGRPGEITVSGPQLSHGYLKSDGSIQRLPESGHRTGDLGVLDEDGHVTIVGRLKDLIIRGGVNISPLEIDDILSRHPDIIEGASVGIPDRIYGEEVIAYVVARPGSRLKAEDVIAHCGRYLAPFKTPKDVCFVDALPKNARGKLDRRVLAATWCPQTR
- a CDS encoding NAD(P)-dependent oxidoreductase, translated to MADQDNGKERVGVIGVGRMGLAMAKHLINHGYPVSACDIDQASLDKARDMGAAIFATPAELGRNVDYVIVGVGYDSEVNEVVLGENGVLGTLVPGSLIAVSSTVAPNTIKRIGETAEANGVDVLDAPICRARCYADAGELLALLGGKTEVVERSRPIFSTFCSDIAHLGDIGQGQVGKALNNLLLWINSIALIEAGRIAEATGMDLPSLRDALMISSAKSQALQDWDQISFTWALKDMQIVGQIADEAGLALPVTGAIKELVKEARRIKASNPPQWTRHTSGAKP
- a CDS encoding dipeptide ABC transporter ATP-binding protein is translated as MTPIISADGLERTYELRRGLFAPPAILKAVAEATFTVEAGRTLGVVGESGCGKSTLGRLLTMIEPATAGVLRIDGLDVRASRRETRKRLRATVQIVFQDPYGSLNPRHKVGTILEEPLVINTPMRSAERRRKALAMLKNVGLKPEHYGRYPHMFSGGQRQRIAIARALMLEPKILVLDEPVSALDVSIQAQILNLLRDLQETFGLTYVFISHDLSVVRHVAHDVLVMYLGRMVELAPVKEIFERPRHPYTRALLSATPVADPTHRGERIRLEGELPSPFDPPSGCVFHPRCMFANERCRVEKPAMIKTDDGRVACHAVEEGRI
- a CDS encoding ABC transporter ATP-binding protein is translated as MALLEIRNLTVTFDTAAGPLLAVEGMDLDVNPREVVAIVGESGSGKSVAMLAVMGLLPKTATIVADRLAFEGRDLAALTSRERRKVIGKDMTMIFQEPVASLNPCFTVGFQIGEVLSTHLGLGHAARRERAVGLMRLVGIPEPERRLSAFPHQLSGGMSQRVMIAMAIACRPKLLIADEPTTALDVTIQAQILDLLLELRSETGMALLLITHDMGVVAETAERVVVQYAGQQVEKQSVMGLFASPFHPYTGLLLAALPERAAGDRLVAIPGVVPGQGERPSGCLFNPRCPRADDLCRSVEPPRQGAELGEALCHYPLGQAAA